From Haliotis asinina isolate JCU_RB_2024 chromosome 8, JCU_Hal_asi_v2, whole genome shotgun sequence, a single genomic window includes:
- the LOC137294123 gene encoding lysosomal proton-coupled steroid conjugate and bile acid symporter SLC46A3-like: MESTPLLERRDEDDKSKLGNLLKANVVFLVFHLAVNIRNPLVTQYVYKRYYDEEFDNSTSTFNQTSTCYVNESDPGYLLQERVQEKTSDFQTILTAIGSSLAVISCMFLGAYSDYLGRRFLFIVPLIGECIRYASVTVVIYWNLDLRYMYIGEVFEGITGGYNGVILASYAYTADNTPPKNSRTIGIAVIDFTTYLAAAASSASTGYFIKDTGFLYPSVTTLSIMLLSVLFVIVLLPETIERERRSQYPSPVKAVKNVFGFYFSRDFGPKRGLFWLILASYFLSMFCGAGVSVVQYLFQLNLPFCWGPELIGYFNMAMCLGMQLLGIPVIKLFHLCTSDPVIGIITAFIQAGAYVLIGLATTDFMLFSFVVPNGVASPFQPTVRAIMSRLAPAEMQGSLFAGIGLVNIISGTIGMTTLNEIYNSSVEMLRGFAFFACAGFEVLSGLIVLVFLCVSRRMVDTDASTVVVINEEDRKTHPNISQGTLISEPTTQPH; this comes from the exons ATGGAGTCAACACCGCTTCTCGAAAGAAGGGACGAAGATGACAAGTCGAAACTGGGAAATCTACTCAAGGCCAACgttgtgtttctggtgttccattTGGCTGTCAATATCCGTAACCCACTGGTGACTCAATATGTTTACAAACGGTACTACGACGAGGAATTTGACAATAGCACCAGCACCTTCAATCAGACATCTACGTGTTACGTCAATGAGTCGGATCCAGGATACCTGTTACAGGAAAGGGTCCAGGAAAAGACATCGGACTTTCAAACAATACTCACAGCCATTGGAAGTTCCTTAGCTGTAATTAGCTGTATGTTCTTAGGGGCCTATTCTGATTATCTTGGTAGACGATTCCTTTTTATAGTGCCTTTAATTGGAGAATGTATCAGGTATGCATCTGTAACAGTTGTTATATACTGGAATCTAGATCtaagatacatgtacattggGGAGGTGTTTGAAGGAATAACAGGAGGATACAATGGAGTGATTCTGGCTAGCTATGCCTACACGGCTGACAACACGCCACCTAAGAATTCCCGGACAATTGGCATCGCTGTCATAGACTTCACCACCTACCTAGCAGCCGCAGCTTCTTCAGCCAGTACAGGATACTTCATCAAAGACACAGGGTTTCTTTATCCCTCGGTGACTACTTTATCAATCATGCTTCTCTCTGTGCTCTTTGTCATTGTTCTCCTCCCAGAAACTATTGAAAGAGAAAGAAGATCCCAATACCCATCTCCAGTAAAGGCtgtgaaaaatgtgtttggattTTACTTTTCCAGAGATTTTGGACCAAAGAGAGGCCTTTTCTGGCTTATACTTGCATCATACTTTTTATCAATGTTCTGTGGGGCAGGGGTGTCTGTTGTTCAATATCTTTTTCAACTAAACCTGCCTTTTTGTTGGGGACCAGAGCTAATCGGGTATTTCAATATGGCAATGTGCCTTGGAATGCAATTGCTAGGGATTCCAGTCATCAAACTTTTCCACCTTTGTACGTCAGATCCAGTAATAGGCATCATAACAGCTTTCATACAGGCAGGAGCCTATGTCCTTATTGGCCTGGCCACCACGGATTTTATGCTTTTCTCGT TTGTGGTGCCCAATGGCGTTGCTTCCCCGTTCCAACCGACAGTGCGAGCTATTATGTCGAGGCTGGCTCCAGCTGAAATGCAGG GTTCTCTGTTTGCCGGTATTGGACTTGTGAACATCATCTCTGGCACCATAGGGATGACAACTTTAAACGAAATCTATAATTCCTCTGTGGAGATGCTCCGTGGCTTCGCATTTTTCGCCTGTGCGGGTTTCGAGGTCTTGTCAGGACTGATAGTATT GGTGTTCCTGTGTGTATCTCGCCGCATGGTCGACACCGATGCCTCCACTGTAGTTGTCATCAACGAAGAAGACAGGAAAACGCATCCCAACATCTCCCAAGGTACACTCATCTCCGAACCGACGACGCAGCCTCATTGA